The proteins below are encoded in one region of Pirellulales bacterium:
- a CDS encoding ABC transporter ATP-binding protein, with protein sequence MSLAAFHRARRSSPAVRGPSLLTGALSIASSLFLVALLLVMGLAAELLVTRGDLVVAESDRASVEELAGPPTAQFDGELRYENRGLLPVVWRLHGTPRGAVVRSAYASLPALQANHSALFALALMGLAIAAIRSLTQYLRELAVEHAAQSVVTELRRAIYRQALQLESIATPRSRVSDAVELFGPVAETVRRGLVAWWRALPGAVVSIVLLLALALYMEPWATLAALLVGGLWWLAFRGMRQRMRHRERLMVDRAEQNMAVLADNLRQVRMARGLMLDALPGETFDKLLDRYRAAATDRDNTTAGIEPLGQLVMAAIAALMLFLSGINLLREPPRVSVAELTILFTAILALYPRARQLIDLRRQLEPVDEAAREILAYLDREPGLGQVVGAKQVARWKDSIALERVCFCAPDGVKILDDVTLKIPAGGRVAIVSSDRRVPLAIAGLLARLDEPTSGRVLFDGQDIRAGTLESVRGQVAHVLQQRLLFNASVAENVCCETNGRVDTARVNQAAKLARAYDFVQRLPHGFDTVVGEHGTRLEASEVLRIGLARALLRNPSLLVLEEPEGAIDEQGGAEFDAALERIARQTTLVLLPTRLSTLRSVDCVYLLHAGKLKAQGKHAELLQSSELYRHLQYLRFNEFRGQVGS encoded by the coding sequence ATGTCGTTGGCCGCGTTTCATCGAGCGAGACGATCCTCGCCTGCCGTGCGCGGCCCCTCGCTCTTGACCGGGGCGCTCAGCATCGCTTCGTCGCTCTTCCTGGTGGCCCTGTTGCTGGTCATGGGGCTGGCCGCCGAGTTGCTCGTGACGCGCGGCGATCTCGTCGTCGCGGAGAGCGATCGCGCTTCGGTCGAGGAACTGGCGGGCCCCCCGACCGCGCAGTTCGATGGGGAACTGCGTTACGAGAACCGGGGCCTGTTGCCCGTCGTGTGGCGACTGCATGGCACGCCGCGCGGCGCCGTCGTGCGTTCGGCGTACGCCAGCCTGCCGGCACTGCAAGCAAACCATTCGGCGTTGTTCGCCCTGGCCTTGATGGGCCTGGCGATCGCGGCCATCCGGAGCCTGACGCAGTATCTGCGCGAATTGGCCGTCGAGCATGCCGCGCAGAGCGTCGTTACCGAGCTGCGCCGCGCCATTTATCGGCAAGCCCTGCAGCTCGAGTCGATTGCCACGCCGCGCAGCCGTGTGTCCGACGCCGTGGAACTGTTCGGACCGGTGGCCGAAACCGTCCGCCGCGGATTGGTCGCATGGTGGCGCGCCTTGCCGGGGGCCGTCGTGTCGATCGTGTTGCTCTTGGCGCTGGCCCTCTACATGGAACCGTGGGCGACGTTGGCCGCGCTCCTCGTCGGCGGATTGTGGTGGCTCGCCTTTCGCGGAATGAGGCAGCGCATGCGCCATCGCGAGCGGCTCATGGTAGACCGCGCGGAGCAGAACATGGCCGTGCTGGCCGATAATCTCCGGCAGGTGCGCATGGCGCGCGGACTGATGCTCGACGCCCTACCCGGCGAAACCTTCGACAAACTATTGGACCGGTATCGAGCTGCCGCCACGGACCGCGATAACACGACGGCGGGCATCGAACCACTGGGACAACTCGTGATGGCAGCCATCGCCGCGCTGATGCTGTTCCTCAGCGGTATCAATCTGCTGCGCGAACCGCCCCGCGTCTCGGTCGCCGAGTTGACCATCTTGTTTACTGCCATCCTGGCCCTCTATCCTCGGGCGCGGCAGTTGATCGATTTGCGCCGCCAGCTCGAACCGGTCGACGAGGCCGCTCGCGAGATCCTGGCCTATCTCGACCGAGAACCGGGACTGGGGCAAGTCGTCGGCGCGAAGCAAGTCGCGCGTTGGAAAGATTCTATCGCCCTCGAACGAGTTTGCTTCTGCGCTCCAGACGGAGTAAAGATCCTCGACGACGTCACGCTAAAGATCCCTGCGGGCGGACGCGTGGCCATCGTTTCGTCCGACCGCCGCGTGCCCCTGGCGATTGCGGGCCTGCTGGCGCGGCTCGACGAGCCCACGTCGGGCCGAGTCCTCTTCGATGGGCAGGATATTCGCGCAGGCACGCTCGAATCCGTGCGGGGGCAAGTGGCCCATGTCCTGCAACAGCGACTCCTCTTCAACGCCAGTGTGGCCGAGAACGTCTGCTGCGAGACGAACGGACGCGTCGATACCGCGCGCGTGAATCAGGCAGCCAAGCTGGCCCGGGCGTACGACTTCGTGCAACGGTTGCCGCACGGTTTCGACACCGTCGTCGGCGAGCACGGCACCCGGCTCGAAGCCAGCGAGGTGCTGCGGATCGGCCTGGCCCGGGCCTTGCTGCGCAACCCGAGTCTGCTCGTGCTCGAGGAGCCCGAGGGGGCGATCGATGAACAAGGGGGCGCCGAGTTCGATGCGGCGCTCGAACGCATCGCCCGGCAGACGACGCTGGTGCTACTGCCAACGCGACTCTCGACGCTCCGTTCGGTCGACTGCGTCTACTTGTTGCACGCAGGCAAGCTCAAAGCTCAAGGAAAGCACGCCGAGCTCTTACAGAGCTCCGAGCTTTACCGGCACCTGCAATACCTGCGATTCAACGAGTTCCGCGGGCAGGTCGGAAGCTGA
- the lpxA gene encoding acyl-ACP--UDP-N-acetylglucosamine O-acyltransferase, which translates to MATYVADTASVDRRAEIDDDVEIGPFCVISPYARIGRGTRLENNVTVMGHVSIGAHNHLYPGVVIGGEPQDLSYGGSDTRVVIGDHNVIREGVTINRATEKEDGVTTIGDHNYLMACSHVAHDCRLGNHIVIANGTLLGGHVHVHDHASLSGGVGVHHFATIGSYAFVSGLARVLHDVPPFMLVEGHPARPRCINVVALKRNNFSAHEIECIAESHRLIYRAKVGLDHAREILRTNEQLGQHVNQLLAFIQHQQEGKHGRARERRRAA; encoded by the coding sequence ATGGCCACCTACGTCGCGGACACCGCGTCGGTCGACCGACGTGCCGAAATCGACGACGATGTCGAGATCGGCCCCTTCTGCGTGATCAGCCCGTACGCCCGCATTGGCCGCGGGACCCGTCTCGAGAACAACGTGACCGTGATGGGGCACGTCTCGATCGGCGCGCACAACCATCTCTATCCCGGTGTCGTCATCGGGGGCGAACCGCAGGACCTCAGCTATGGCGGGTCCGACACGCGCGTCGTCATCGGCGATCATAATGTGATCCGCGAGGGGGTGACGATCAATCGCGCCACCGAGAAGGAAGACGGTGTCACGACGATCGGCGATCACAATTACCTGATGGCCTGCTCCCACGTGGCGCACGACTGCCGCTTGGGCAATCACATCGTGATCGCCAATGGCACGCTGCTGGGGGGGCACGTTCACGTACACGACCACGCGTCCCTCTCGGGGGGCGTCGGCGTCCACCACTTCGCCACGATCGGCAGCTACGCCTTCGTGAGCGGTCTGGCCCGCGTGCTGCACGACGTGCCGCCGTTCATGCTCGTCGAAGGCCATCCTGCCCGGCCGCGCTGCATCAACGTGGTGGCGCTCAAACGGAACAACTTCTCGGCCCATGAAATCGAGTGCATCGCCGAGTCGCATCGCTTGATTTATCGCGCCAAGGTCGGCCTCGATCATGCCCGCGAAATTTTGCGCACCAACGAACAGCTCGGGCAACACGTGAACCAACTGCTGGCGTTTATTCAACACCAGCAGGAAGGCAAGCACGGGCGCGCCCGCGAACGCCGGAGGGCCGCGTGA
- the lpxC gene encoding UDP-3-O-[3-hydroxymyristoyl] N-acetylglucosamine deacetylase — MHLLRRQTTLARPAVVEGFGYWTGADVRVEFRPAPPDTGVVFVRDDLPARPRIAAHVHQRVEVPRRTSLRAAGAGVDMVEHVLAALAGLQVDNCEIGVTAAEMPGCDGSSLAFVEAIDAAGIVEQDHRRTRLVVREVTRLGDENSWVEAQPASHGGFSVKFRLDYGRDNAIGRQTINLHITPDCFRRELAPSRTFMLKEEAEWLQSQGLGQRATTRDLLVFDEDGPIDNTLRYRDECVRHKALDLVGDLSLAGCDLVGHFVAHRSGHRLNAELVRVLLKEGEIYGERRRSA, encoded by the coding sequence ATGCACTTGCTTCGCAGACAAACGACGTTGGCTCGGCCGGCGGTGGTCGAAGGATTTGGCTATTGGACCGGGGCGGATGTCCGCGTGGAATTCCGCCCGGCCCCGCCCGACACGGGCGTGGTCTTCGTGCGCGACGATCTGCCGGCCAGGCCGCGGATCGCCGCCCACGTACACCAACGTGTCGAAGTGCCGCGTCGCACGTCCTTGCGCGCGGCCGGCGCCGGCGTCGACATGGTCGAGCACGTGCTCGCCGCCCTGGCGGGACTGCAAGTCGACAACTGCGAGATCGGCGTCACCGCTGCGGAAATGCCGGGCTGCGATGGCTCGAGCCTGGCGTTTGTCGAGGCCATCGATGCCGCAGGCATTGTCGAGCAAGACCACCGACGAACACGACTCGTCGTCCGCGAAGTCACGCGACTGGGGGACGAGAACAGTTGGGTCGAGGCTCAACCGGCGTCGCACGGCGGCTTCTCCGTCAAGTTCCGCCTCGACTACGGCCGCGACAACGCCATCGGCCGTCAGACGATCAATCTGCACATCACGCCCGATTGCTTCCGCCGCGAGCTGGCTCCGAGCCGCACGTTCATGCTCAAGGAAGAGGCCGAGTGGCTGCAATCGCAGGGGCTGGGGCAACGGGCGACGACGCGCGATCTGCTCGTCTTCGACGAGGACGGGCCCATCGACAACACGTTGCGCTATCGCGATGAATGCGTGCGACACAAGGCGCTCGACCTGGTGGGCGATCTCTCGCTCGCCGGTTGCGATCTGGTCGGCCACTTCGTCGCACATCGTAGCGGGCACCGGCTGAATGCCGAGCTCGTGCGCGTCCTGCTCAAAGAAGGTGAAATCTACGGAGAGCGACGCCGTTCGGCGTAA
- a CDS encoding Gfo/Idh/MocA family oxidoreductase: protein MTPLRLAVVGAGHLGRVHARIAKGLDGVELVGIADPVQPAREALAAEHGVASFAHHRELLGRVDAAVVAAPTRFHHAVACDLLAAGIHLLVEKPLASSLVEADEMVALAERCGRVLQVGHVERFNPALTAALPHVRDPKYIECCRAGVFSFRSTDIGVVHDLMIHDLDLVLSLVRSPVRRVDALGISVFGTHEDVAHARLEFENGCVATLGASRASYSAVRTMHVWSTGGFTSLDFGARQTTVVRPSDALMRREVRVEELTPEQIAHLKEHLFEEWLAVEHPTVEACDQITAEQVDFVSSIRAGRAPRVDGRQAREALSVADQILASIDAHTWDGTSSGRVGKFALPNTMRGPHWHLSPQHAPVERKAG, encoded by the coding sequence GTGACACCACTTCGCCTGGCAGTCGTCGGAGCGGGGCATCTCGGACGCGTCCACGCCCGGATTGCCAAAGGGCTGGACGGCGTGGAATTGGTGGGCATTGCCGATCCGGTGCAACCGGCCCGCGAGGCCCTGGCCGCCGAGCATGGCGTGGCCTCGTTCGCGCATCATCGCGAACTGCTCGGCCGCGTCGATGCGGCCGTGGTGGCGGCCCCCACGCGTTTTCACCACGCCGTGGCTTGCGATCTGCTCGCGGCGGGCATCCACCTGCTGGTCGAGAAACCCCTGGCATCGAGCCTCGTCGAAGCCGACGAGATGGTGGCCCTGGCCGAGCGCTGCGGACGCGTGCTGCAAGTAGGTCACGTCGAACGCTTCAACCCGGCGCTGACCGCGGCCCTGCCCCACGTCCGCGATCCGAAATACATCGAATGCTGCCGCGCGGGGGTCTTCTCGTTCCGCTCGACCGATATCGGCGTCGTCCACGACCTGATGATTCACGATCTCGATCTCGTGCTGTCGTTGGTGCGCTCGCCGGTACGGCGTGTCGATGCGTTGGGCATCTCGGTCTTCGGCACGCACGAAGACGTGGCCCATGCCAGGCTCGAGTTCGAAAACGGCTGCGTCGCCACGCTGGGCGCCTCGCGGGCCAGTTATTCGGCCGTTCGCACGATGCATGTCTGGTCGACCGGCGGCTTTACCTCGCTTGATTTTGGCGCTCGCCAGACCACGGTCGTGCGTCCGAGCGACGCCCTCATGCGCCGCGAGGTGCGCGTCGAGGAGCTCACGCCGGAGCAGATCGCGCACCTGAAAGAACACCTGTTCGAAGAGTGGCTCGCCGTCGAGCATCCCACGGTCGAGGCCTGCGATCAGATTACGGCCGAGCAGGTCGATTTCGTGTCCTCGATCCGCGCCGGCCGCGCGCCGCGCGTCGATGGTCGCCAGGCACGCGAGGCCCTCTCGGTGGCGGATCAGATTCTCGCCTCGATCGACGCGCACACCTGGGACGGCACGTCGTCTGGTCGCGTCGGCAAATTCGCCCTGCCGAACACGATGCGCGGTCCCCACTGGCACCTCTCGCCGCAACACGCGCCGGTGGAACGCAAAGCGGGCTAA